Proteins encoded within one genomic window of Phototrophicus methaneseepsis:
- a CDS encoding fasciclin domain-containing protein gives MRKFAIMVSTLALLLLGVLPLAAQDETVVDVAASNPDFTILTQAIQAAGLTETLSGEGPFTVFAPTSEAFLSAISELGFDQSALLEDSQLLSGVLLYHVVSGTLTSDQLEDGAELETLSGETITVSVTDDGVVLNGSVNVVSADIEASNGVIHVVDGVLLPPSLTIMEPEATEEATEEATEEATEEATEEATEEATEEATEEATATPEATEEAAEETMEAPLTGTAYVRIGNLAGDIDAADIYLDGQLRRAFTGFEYGRVTGYLALPEGTHQLQIVPSGRSVGRAVIDEEIELSDEDHLTIIAFGNAFSTGVDLEVMEDDTETVSEGIATVTIFHGIPDGPVVDVVNSDGELVAGRIGYPGTLTLPDGGSNDGAFTFSVNAGTTDLMVVPNGQSGPVLVDLSDTTLEGGMSYLITLYGTAASPMVTVVSN, from the coding sequence ATGCGCAAATTTGCTATCATGGTCAGCACCCTGGCGCTGCTGCTGTTGGGTGTGCTGCCGTTGGCTGCACAAGACGAAACAGTCGTCGACGTCGCAGCTAGCAACCCCGATTTTACGATTTTGACACAGGCGATTCAGGCTGCTGGCCTGACAGAAACCCTCAGCGGAGAAGGTCCCTTTACGGTCTTTGCCCCAACCTCTGAAGCGTTCCTGAGTGCCATTTCGGAATTAGGTTTTGACCAATCCGCCCTTTTAGAAGATTCTCAACTATTATCTGGTGTTCTCCTTTACCATGTCGTCTCCGGCACGCTGACAAGCGATCAATTGGAAGATGGCGCAGAGTTGGAAACGCTCAGCGGTGAGACAATCACCGTTTCTGTAACAGATGACGGCGTCGTGCTCAATGGCAGCGTGAATGTCGTCTCAGCAGATATTGAAGCCAGCAATGGCGTCATCCACGTTGTGGATGGTGTGCTTCTGCCGCCCAGCCTGACCATAATGGAGCCAGAAGCCACAGAGGAGGCGACTGAAGAGGCAACTGAAGAAGCAACCGAAGAAGCCACTGAAGAGGCAACTGAAGAAGCGACCGAAGAAGCGACTGAAGAAGCAACCGCGACACCAGAAGCTACGGAAGAAGCTGCTGAAGAAACCATGGAAGCACCCCTGACCGGTACAGCCTATGTGCGCATTGGCAACCTGGCAGGCGATATTGATGCAGCCGATATTTACCTGGATGGCCAACTGCGCCGTGCTTTCACGGGCTTTGAATATGGCCGCGTGACGGGCTACCTGGCCCTGCCAGAAGGCACACATCAACTGCAAATCGTACCCAGTGGCCGTTCTGTGGGCCGCGCTGTCATCGATGAAGAAATCGAACTCAGCGATGAGGACCACCTGACCATTATCGCTTTCGGTAACGCATTCAGCACAGGTGTTGATCTGGAAGTGATGGAAGACGACACAGAAACCGTCAGCGAAGGTATCGCGACTGTTACGATCTTCCACGGCATCCCGGATGGTCCAGTGGTTGATGTCGTCAACAGCGATGGTGAGTTGGTGGCGGGTCGTATCGGCTACCCCGGCACCCTGACCCTGCCAGATGGCGGCAGCAATGATGGCGCATTCACCTTCAGCGTGAACGCGGGCACCACCGACCTGATGGTCGTCCCCAATGGTCAGAGTGGCCCGGTCCTGGTGGATCTATCTGACACGACCCTGGAAGGTGGCATGAGCTACCTGATTACCCTGTACGGCACCGCTGCAAGCCCGATGGTGACCGTCGTAAGCAACTAA
- a CDS encoding amidase, which produces MVTSNWIHTERLANRARMLRDGEEPLRAMLNHFQDRFKEIEPRIQAFLPKEDRFRQLREEAAELEATYPDALARPPLYGILVGIKDIFHVEGFETFAGTEVPPEVFAGPESAVVTKLKEAGALIMGKTVTTEFAFLEPGPTRNPYDLKRTPGGSSSGSAAAVATGMVPLAIGTQTVGSTIRPAAYCGIVGFKPSFGRIDPTGVVFFSRSADHVGLFAQDVAGMHLAASAVIDNWQEERLAPEKPVLAVPEGAYLQQANALEAFEAQVQALIAAGYVVKRIPLEVDIDALKELHLDMIAAEVAQEHAGWFGEYEHLYRPQTAEIIRRGQGVSEERLEEGRNNRLTLREHLESLMRDNGIDAWISPAATGEAPLGLHTTGDSSMNLPWTHAGLPAVTVPAGVGDAGMPLGLQICAAFNMDEALLQWSEYIGEEF; this is translated from the coding sequence ATGGTAACATCCAATTGGATTCATACGGAACGATTGGCCAATCGAGCGCGTATGCTCAGAGACGGCGAAGAGCCCCTGCGCGCCATGCTGAACCACTTCCAGGATCGCTTTAAAGAGATTGAACCGCGTATTCAGGCTTTCTTACCGAAAGAAGATCGTTTCCGGCAATTACGAGAAGAAGCCGCCGAACTGGAAGCCACCTATCCAGATGCGCTAGCTCGTCCGCCACTTTATGGCATCCTCGTCGGCATTAAAGACATTTTCCATGTCGAAGGGTTTGAAACCTTTGCAGGGACAGAAGTCCCGCCGGAGGTCTTCGCAGGGCCGGAATCAGCCGTCGTCACCAAACTGAAAGAGGCGGGTGCGCTCATCATGGGTAAAACCGTCACGACAGAGTTTGCCTTTCTGGAACCAGGCCCGACACGTAACCCATATGATCTCAAACGCACGCCAGGAGGCAGCAGCAGCGGCTCTGCGGCGGCAGTTGCAACGGGAATGGTGCCGCTGGCTATTGGCACGCAAACGGTCGGCTCAACGATTCGTCCGGCTGCATACTGCGGTATCGTTGGCTTTAAGCCCTCCTTCGGGCGGATAGATCCGACGGGCGTGGTCTTTTTCTCTCGCTCAGCGGACCATGTAGGGCTGTTCGCGCAAGATGTGGCAGGAATGCATCTAGCGGCATCTGCTGTGATTGATAATTGGCAGGAAGAACGGCTCGCACCGGAGAAGCCCGTGCTAGCTGTCCCGGAAGGCGCTTATTTACAACAGGCGAACGCGCTGGAAGCATTTGAAGCACAGGTACAGGCGCTCATCGCCGCGGGTTATGTCGTGAAGCGCATCCCACTTGAGGTTGATATAGACGCCCTGAAAGAGCTGCACCTGGATATGATCGCCGCAGAGGTGGCCCAGGAGCATGCCGGGTGGTTCGGGGAATATGAGCATCTGTATCGGCCTCAGACCGCAGAAATTATCCGGCGTGGGCAAGGCGTGAGCGAAGAACGACTCGAAGAAGGTCGCAACAACCGTCTGACACTGCGTGAACACCTGGAAAGCTTGATGCGCGACAACGGTATTGATGCCTGGATCAGCCCAGCAGCCACCGGCGAAGCCCCACTTGGGCTACATACCACGGGTGATTCTTCGATGAACCTCCCCTGGACCCATGCCGGATTGCCAGCCGTAACGGTCCCGGCGGGCGTTGGCGATGCGGGTATGCCGCTTGGCCTGCAAATCTGTGCAGCCTTCAATATGGATGAAGCCCTGCTCCAATGGTCGGAATACATCGGCGAAGAATTTTAA
- a CDS encoding protein kinase domain-containing protein, producing the protein MSLQSGDMIGAYRIEEVIGQGGMATVYRAHHERLARDVAIKIMHSAFLSDETFLARFSREARIVARLDHPNIVPIFDYDEYNGLPYLVMRYISGPTLKRKSFKAGLTLQETADLLGQVATGLDYAHSQGVLHRDMKPSNILIENDGRVYITDFGLARIAQAGESTISHDMMLGTPFYISPEQAQGERALTQHTDVYSLGIILYELVTGHVPFAGDTPYAIVHGHIYTPPPSPLVYNSSLPEGVEAVLLKSLAKKPQERYDSAGALMRAFSAAIAQADVSTPISVMTAKPPEKAAPPKSAQEPAHQPPAVSLPPATTGQPQRTRKRDGRQMQVESSFDLGNIDISNVDWTQLGNRINSGIRSFAELIEERIDSELHDRNSVQAEEERIRRKVRQRLKARQEFIAHLTTYLSIMALLFGIWLFTSGPFSFPWPFIPALGWGIGIVAHGMDYYSKHGTGVQRREDEIEREVAREMGRSEMPAKAKHNASAQRGSARRQEAQQRRETRRDRRARLVDEPPQVRLNADGELTDSFIEESDQYQ; encoded by the coding sequence ATGTCATTACAATCCGGCGATATGATCGGTGCTTACCGCATTGAGGAAGTCATCGGTCAGGGCGGCATGGCGACAGTCTACCGCGCCCATCATGAACGATTGGCGCGTGATGTGGCTATTAAAATTATGCATTCCGCCTTTTTATCCGACGAGACCTTTCTGGCACGCTTCAGCAGAGAAGCGCGCATTGTGGCCCGTCTTGATCACCCGAACATCGTCCCGATCTTCGACTATGACGAATACAACGGGCTACCCTATCTGGTCATGCGCTATATTTCCGGGCCAACCCTCAAGCGGAAGTCATTCAAAGCTGGGCTGACACTGCAAGAAACCGCCGATCTGTTGGGCCAGGTGGCGACCGGGCTGGATTATGCCCATTCGCAGGGTGTGCTGCACCGCGATATGAAGCCTTCTAACATCCTGATTGAGAATGATGGCCGCGTTTATATTACTGACTTCGGGCTGGCACGTATTGCCCAGGCCGGCGAGAGCACAATCAGCCATGATATGATGCTCGGCACGCCTTTTTATATTTCACCAGAGCAGGCCCAAGGTGAGCGCGCACTCACGCAGCACACCGATGTGTATTCATTGGGCATTATTCTGTATGAATTGGTGACGGGGCATGTGCCCTTCGCCGGGGATACACCCTACGCCATTGTGCATGGGCACATCTACACACCACCGCCCTCGCCCCTGGTCTATAATTCTTCGTTGCCAGAAGGCGTGGAAGCAGTCCTTCTAAAATCACTAGCCAAAAAACCACAGGAGCGTTACGACAGTGCGGGGGCTTTGATGCGCGCTTTTTCAGCGGCTATTGCCCAGGCGGATGTCTCAACACCTATCAGCGTGATGACGGCGAAACCACCTGAGAAGGCAGCACCACCAAAATCCGCACAGGAACCCGCTCATCAGCCGCCAGCCGTATCACTGCCACCTGCGACTACGGGGCAGCCCCAGCGCACACGGAAGCGCGATGGACGCCAGATGCAGGTGGAATCCAGCTTTGATCTGGGCAATATCGACATCAGCAATGTCGACTGGACGCAGCTTGGCAACCGCATCAACAGCGGCATTCGCTCTTTTGCGGAGCTCATTGAGGAACGTATCGACAGTGAGCTGCACGATAGAAACAGTGTCCAGGCAGAAGAAGAACGCATCCGCCGTAAAGTCCGCCAACGGTTGAAAGCGCGCCAGGAATTCATCGCCCACCTGACAACCTATTTAAGTATTATGGCGCTCTTGTTCGGGATATGGCTTTTCACCTCTGGGCCTTTTAGCTTTCCGTGGCCGTTCATCCCGGCGTTGGGCTGGGGGATCGGCATTGTGGCGCATGGTATGGACTACTACAGCAAGCATGGCACCGGCGTACAACGGCGCGAAGATGAAATTGAGCGCGAAGTCGCCCGTGAAATGGGGCGCTCAGAGATGCCTGCCAAGGCCAAGCACAACGCATCTGCCCAACGAGGCAGCGCACGTCGCCAGGAGGCCCAACAAAGACGCGAAACCCGGCGAGATCGGCGCGCGCGGCTGGTGGATGAGCCGCCCCAGGTGCGATTAAATGCGGATGGCGAGCTGACGGATAGCTTCATCGAAGAATCAGACCAGTATCAATAG
- a CDS encoding C39 family peptidase encodes MWTRLSCLTALFAAFILGVSGVFAQETVADPSSEPTPESVPTEEAVILPGSWRLNGINFEYQKWNNCGPATLTNALTYFGYTDNQDRAAIWLKPNGEDKNVSPDQMVAFVNSQVPELQVFAEARYGGTLETLKMLLFNNFPVIIEAGYDPEPHDLGWMGHYLLVTGYDDAQGIFYTHDSYIGADKTYTYEHVQEFWQHFNYTYIVLYTLDRDAELQTILATNADERQNAINALEIARAEAVADQANKWAWFNMGTNFVALDMYEEAATAYDRAFSLGMPFRTMWYQFGPFEAYYQTGDYDTVLSLAQSNLNDGGGHFVEETFYYGGLAREAMGETQRALSNYMEAARFNPNFSPAIEARDRLQQELNG; translated from the coding sequence ATGTGGACCAGATTATCATGCCTGACGGCTCTCTTTGCTGCTTTCATCCTGGGCGTTTCCGGGGTGTTTGCCCAGGAGACTGTCGCGGACCCAAGCAGCGAACCAACGCCGGAAAGTGTGCCGACTGAGGAAGCCGTTATTCTGCCGGGGTCCTGGCGGCTGAACGGCATCAACTTTGAATATCAAAAATGGAATAACTGTGGCCCCGCCACCCTGACCAACGCCCTGACTTACTTCGGCTATACAGATAATCAGGACCGGGCGGCAATATGGCTCAAGCCAAATGGCGAGGACAAGAATGTCTCGCCGGACCAGATGGTCGCTTTCGTCAATTCACAGGTGCCGGAGTTACAGGTCTTCGCAGAAGCGCGCTATGGGGGCACCCTAGAAACGCTCAAGATGCTGCTGTTCAATAACTTCCCGGTCATTATCGAAGCTGGCTACGACCCAGAACCCCACGATCTGGGCTGGATGGGGCACTATCTGCTGGTGACAGGGTATGATGATGCCCAGGGGATTTTCTACACACACGATAGTTACATCGGTGCGGATAAAACCTACACCTACGAGCACGTCCAGGAATTCTGGCAGCACTTCAACTACACCTATATCGTGCTATATACCCTGGACCGTGACGCGGAACTACAGACGATATTGGCCACCAACGCAGATGAACGCCAGAATGCCATCAACGCGCTGGAAATCGCCCGCGCGGAAGCCGTCGCAGATCAAGCCAATAAGTGGGCTTGGTTCAACATGGGCACCAACTTCGTTGCGCTGGATATGTACGAAGAAGCAGCCACCGCTTATGACAGAGCGTTCAGCTTGGGGATGCCTTTCCGCACCATGTGGTATCAATTCGGCCCCTTCGAGGCGTACTATCAGACGGGTGATTATGATACCGTCCTGTCTTTGGCCCAATCGAACCTCAATGATGGCGGCGGCCACTTTGTAGAAGAAACCTTCTATTATGGCGGCCTCGCCCGCGAAGCCATGGGCGAGACGCAGCGTGCACTCAGCAACTATATGGAAGCCGCTCGCTTTAACCCCAACTTTTCGCCAGCTATAGAAGCACGTGACCGTTTGCAGCAGGAATTGAACGGCTAG
- a CDS encoding DUF6585 family protein produces the protein MTTETASTPLFEDDPILGSFVAYFPSYRLRLIIQAAVLYAIPVLALQVLFAEVDSLLIPMLYAAIALLVGWYVLHQWNREVTVYERGFTYRQGSQIGYFRYPDIIRIHQKAQRVSYFGLFRRDSITYTLNTEHAEVLKVNGIYKDVSKLGLLLERKITEARQPLVDVDLRQGRTVAFGEAALTKEGIHYQNTHLPWADYDHYAITGGALRLYNQADAEWAAIPLDALDNLMLLIYLLKAPPTDDLSTNPLQTPAESPAE, from the coding sequence ATGACCACAGAAACTGCTTCAACGCCTTTATTTGAAGATGACCCCATATTAGGCTCGTTCGTCGCCTACTTCCCCAGCTACCGCCTGCGGCTGATCATCCAGGCTGCTGTCTTATATGCCATCCCCGTATTGGCGCTGCAAGTGCTCTTTGCCGAAGTCGACAGCCTGCTCATCCCTATGCTGTATGCAGCGATTGCCTTACTCGTCGGCTGGTATGTGCTGCACCAATGGAACAGGGAAGTCACGGTCTATGAACGCGGTTTTACGTACCGACAGGGGTCGCAAATCGGGTATTTTCGTTACCCGGATATTATCCGTATTCATCAAAAAGCGCAGCGCGTCTCGTATTTTGGCCTGTTCCGGCGCGATAGCATCACCTATACGCTGAACACGGAACATGCAGAAGTGCTGAAAGTGAACGGCATCTACAAAGACGTCAGCAAACTAGGTCTTTTGCTAGAGCGCAAAATCACCGAAGCACGTCAGCCGCTGGTTGATGTGGATCTGCGACAGGGGCGAACAGTCGCGTTTGGTGAGGCCGCACTCACCAAAGAGGGCATCCATTATCAGAATACGCACCTGCCCTGGGCAGATTATGACCATTATGCCATCACAGGGGGCGCATTACGGCTATACAATCAAGCAGATGCTGAATGGGCAGCTATCCCGCTCGATGCGCTGGATAATCTGATGCTGCTCATTTATCTGCTGAAAGCACCGCCGACAGATGACCTGTCAACGAATCCGCTGCAAACACCCGCCGAGAGCCCTGCTGAATGA
- a CDS encoding sulfotransferase domain-containing protein: MSQIAVFARKVVRKLRQTFQYKQATTETPSPEMSSPEATLADIAAEPQLDAGQEILNLLKQLRQRSELYVSIPLWASEGFHIAIDGYRQGQNPDFPADINEVNMTTSVVKKSPPEAAQEALRLLKYLRQHRELHLHMHLWGSAGFHLTIDDHQHVPTSDEVNKPFLPNLFLVGAAKSSTTTLHRYLSQIPALCMSNPKEPFFFEYEYELGLAHYQQKYFSHWAGEANLGESRHRNLYLPYIAERIYQLNPAAKIIAVVRNPVDRAYSHWWHWYSRGIDKLEFQDAIKVDYERIQQNRTQTAEDIKDIYYATFENSWDRGPYRTYLDSGYYYEQIERYRAYFPDEQIKIMFFSDLKENPLAFLQALQSFIGIDYYTESNFQVLHENAAIKRQEQPRMDPEIRQWLVDHYREHNQALEAYTGRDLTSWYEA, from the coding sequence ATGAGCCAAATTGCGGTATTTGCACGAAAGGTCGTGCGTAAGCTTCGCCAGACTTTTCAATACAAACAAGCAACGACTGAGACACCTTCTCCTGAGATGTCTTCTCCTGAAGCAACCCTAGCAGACATAGCTGCAGAACCGCAATTGGATGCCGGTCAAGAAATTCTAAACCTCCTCAAGCAGCTCAGACAACGTAGTGAGCTTTATGTCAGCATACCCTTATGGGCTTCTGAAGGTTTTCATATCGCGATTGATGGGTATCGACAGGGTCAAAATCCCGACTTCCCCGCAGATATAAACGAAGTCAATATGACGACATCTGTCGTTAAAAAGTCGCCCCCAGAGGCCGCACAAGAAGCTTTGAGGCTTCTCAAATACCTGAGACAGCATCGTGAACTGCATTTGCATATGCACTTATGGGGTTCGGCAGGTTTTCACCTTACGATTGATGATCATCAGCACGTTCCCACATCAGATGAAGTCAATAAGCCTTTTCTGCCGAATCTTTTTCTCGTAGGCGCAGCGAAGTCTAGCACAACCACGTTACATAGATACTTATCACAAATACCGGCTCTTTGTATGTCGAATCCTAAAGAACCTTTTTTCTTCGAATATGAGTATGAGCTTGGTTTGGCCCATTATCAGCAGAAATATTTCAGTCATTGGGCGGGGGAAGCTAACCTTGGGGAATCACGTCATCGTAACCTGTATTTGCCCTATATAGCGGAACGTATTTATCAGTTGAACCCTGCGGCTAAGATTATTGCTGTTGTGAGGAATCCGGTTGATCGTGCCTATTCTCACTGGTGGCATTGGTATTCGCGTGGGATTGATAAGCTGGAATTCCAGGATGCAATTAAAGTGGATTATGAACGTATCCAGCAGAATCGAACACAAACCGCAGAGGATATCAAGGACATATACTACGCTACTTTTGAAAACTCCTGGGATCGCGGCCCTTACCGCACATACCTCGATTCTGGCTATTATTACGAACAAATCGAGCGTTATCGTGCTTACTTCCCAGATGAACAGATCAAAATCATGTTTTTCTCAGATCTTAAAGAAAACCCATTGGCGTTTTTGCAGGCGTTACAGTCCTTCATTGGCATCGATTATTATACGGAATCCAATTTCCAGGTTTTGCACGAGAATGCAGCTATTAAGCGGCAAGAACAGCCACGCATGGACCCTGAAATCAGGCAGTGGCTCGTTGATCATTATCGGGAGCACAATCAGGCATTAGAAGCCTATACCGGGCGGGATTTAACTTCGTGGTATGAAGCATAA
- a CDS encoding SGNH/GDSL hydrolase family protein, translating to MSLATALSALAAGFFIVGLLFIVLAVQGRWRRVRTIARSLLVSYVTIAVLLLIAEGVLRYSYADSGWSFTLAHQNWQARYWHPNSSGFRDREWSPEDWEDKTTLVILGDSFASGWGVNDPADRFGNVLAALLGDAYAVINHAKPGQSTPQQLTTLESTPPEEPDIVLLQYFLNDIELASASVSRFWDAEFPDPRTLPWIIQESHLVNFIYWRLYPLTTTINTTFEGSYWDWQYETYDNATIWEIHRQQIEALIDYVESIDAELYVVIFPNMEDPVGSIPYVDRVKFVFEDRGYGPDHIMTLYDEVAAWDPAEVVASPRDAHPSAAFHRYVGELLYQRFFANEG from the coding sequence ATGTCATTGGCGACGGCCTTGAGCGCGCTGGCAGCGGGCTTTTTTATTGTCGGCTTATTGTTTATTGTTCTGGCGGTACAGGGACGTTGGCGGCGTGTGCGCACGATTGCCCGCAGCTTGTTGGTTTCTTATGTGACGATTGCTGTGCTGCTGCTCATTGCGGAAGGTGTGCTGCGCTATAGCTATGCGGATTCCGGCTGGAGCTTTACATTGGCGCACCAGAACTGGCAGGCGCGATACTGGCATCCGAACAGTTCAGGCTTCCGGGATCGTGAGTGGTCCCCAGAAGATTGGGAAGACAAGACGACGCTTGTCATCCTGGGGGATTCCTTTGCCAGCGGATGGGGCGTGAACGACCCCGCGGATCGCTTCGGCAATGTGTTAGCCGCTCTGTTAGGCGATGCGTATGCCGTCATCAACCACGCCAAGCCAGGGCAATCGACCCCGCAGCAATTAACAACGCTGGAATCGACCCCACCTGAAGAGCCGGATATCGTCCTGTTGCAGTACTTCCTCAATGACATTGAGCTTGCCAGCGCCAGTGTCAGCCGCTTCTGGGATGCGGAATTCCCGGACCCGCGTACGCTGCCTTGGATCATCCAGGAATCGCATCTGGTTAACTTCATCTATTGGCGGCTCTACCCACTGACGACAACGATCAATACCACCTTTGAAGGCTCTTATTGGGATTGGCAGTACGAGACGTACGATAATGCGACGATCTGGGAGATTCATCGGCAGCAGATTGAGGCGCTTATTGATTACGTTGAGAGCATTGACGCGGAATTGTACGTGGTCATATTCCCCAACATGGAGGACCCGGTTGGCAGTATACCCTATGTCGACCGCGTGAAGTTCGTCTTTGAAGATCGCGGCTATGGCCCAGATCACATTATGACGCTTTATGATGAAGTCGCTGCCTGGGACCCTGCTGAGGTTGTCGCCTCACCGCGTGATGCGCATCCCAGTGCGGCTTTTCATCGCTATGTGGGCGAGCTGCTCTATCAGCGGTTTTTTGCGAACGAAGGGTAA
- a CDS encoding CARDB domain-containing protein: MENPMYRRGFRYLLLLVALSLLAACSPTDEPENEPIAFEGPPVVRIISPAPNATYLKDASVVISTRIENAGPDVATVALSINGVNIGTTDASSQTAAAFSVETGWPATVPGTYTLEVIATREDGTASEPASVTFNVQDSINPQGEDEATEEPTEEAQEDTTPETPTEEVDTQTIEDPATATPQPTDIPSEPVEEPATQPPPATATPSYPTATTIQGANIRSGPSTAFEPPLGSIGANETRRILARNTDSSWFRIEVFNSSGWIAAFLVETSGDIASLPVENPAPPAPTATPQPTAVPAQVDLSIVDWSTSPGQPTCNQPSTTRITIANSGTSASTQTNVVLRDLYNGEVQANSSATIPALQPGQNTTVTIDLSVSTYFAQVHTFRAVIDPDNAIPETNEDNNSRQFDYVLKQGSC; the protein is encoded by the coding sequence ATGGAAAACCCGATGTATCGGCGCGGCTTCAGATATTTGTTGCTGTTGGTCGCATTGTCATTATTGGCAGCTTGCTCCCCAACAGACGAACCGGAAAACGAGCCCATCGCTTTTGAAGGGCCACCTGTTGTGCGCATTATTTCGCCAGCGCCGAATGCGACCTATCTTAAAGATGCCTCGGTTGTGATTTCTACACGGATTGAAAATGCAGGCCCGGATGTCGCCACAGTTGCGTTGTCAATCAATGGCGTCAACATCGGCACCACCGACGCCAGCAGCCAGACCGCGGCGGCATTCTCCGTAGAAACAGGCTGGCCTGCCACGGTCCCCGGCACGTATACGCTGGAAGTCATCGCAACGCGCGAAGATGGCACCGCCAGCGAACCTGCCTCTGTGACGTTCAACGTGCAGGATAGCATCAACCCACAGGGCGAGGATGAAGCGACAGAAGAGCCGACGGAAGAAGCCCAGGAAGACACCACCCCTGAGACCCCGACGGAAGAAGTGGATACACAGACGATAGAAGACCCCGCCACAGCGACCCCGCAGCCGACGGATATTCCGTCAGAGCCTGTCGAGGAGCCGGCAACACAGCCCCCTCCAGCGACTGCGACGCCCAGCTATCCCACAGCGACCACGATACAGGGTGCGAATATCCGCAGCGGCCCAAGTACCGCCTTTGAGCCGCCCCTTGGTAGCATCGGCGCCAATGAAACTCGTCGTATCCTGGCGCGTAACACGGATTCAAGCTGGTTCCGTATTGAGGTCTTTAATTCCTCCGGCTGGATTGCGGCTTTCCTTGTGGAAACATCGGGTGATATTGCCAGCCTGCCAGTAGAAAACCCGGCCCCGCCAGCACCCACAGCGACCCCGCAGCCAACAGCGGTCCCGGCTCAGGTTGATCTGAGCATTGTGGATTGGTCGACAAGTCCTGGTCAGCCGACCTGTAATCAGCCTTCGACGACGCGTATTACAATCGCGAATAGCGGCACCTCAGCCAGTACACAGACCAATGTGGTGCTGCGCGACCTGTATAACGGTGAAGTTCAGGCCAATAGCTCGGCAACGATTCCGGCTCTACAGCCAGGGCAGAATACGACTGTGACGATTGACCTCAGCGTTTCGACGTACTTCGCCCAGGTGCATACATTCCGTGCCGTTATTGATCCTGACAATGCCATCCCGGAGACGAACGAGGACAACAACAGCCGCCAGTTTGATTATGTGCTCAAGCAGGGCAGTTGCTAA
- a CDS encoding alpha/beta hydrolase, whose product MAKEISRLLKVAALYALGQQAFALGYLASRDVKATISQSRNLASSKALLHEQTVRYESYTVHHRIENGIERITYTPHERRYETPIIMQHGMWHGAWCWDAWQALLATWGWESHAHSLPGHARSLPQRPIWLCTLDYYLRFLMDEIERMPHKPILMGHSMGGALAQWYLKYVGDDLPAVVLVAPWTARSSFYEGLPLLVKRDPLVVPLTSLEWSAGNWVRSPRHAAEALITENARMTPEELHACLDNESALAVYQHNPPFWYPPHNVRTPMLLLSGERDAVCSLQGHRSTAALYGATHAVIPNSGHNLMTEASYRHSAEIIHDWLFTQEIG is encoded by the coding sequence ATGGCAAAAGAAATCAGCAGATTACTGAAGGTCGCGGCCTTGTATGCCCTGGGTCAGCAAGCGTTCGCCCTGGGGTATCTGGCATCGCGCGACGTCAAAGCGACGATTTCCCAGAGCCGCAATCTGGCATCTTCAAAGGCGCTCCTCCACGAACAGACTGTACGTTATGAATCTTATACCGTTCATCATCGCATTGAAAATGGCATTGAGCGTATCACTTATACGCCCCATGAACGCCGCTACGAAACGCCGATTATCATGCAGCATGGTATGTGGCATGGTGCCTGGTGTTGGGATGCGTGGCAGGCACTCTTAGCCACCTGGGGTTGGGAATCTCACGCGCACAGTTTACCAGGGCATGCCAGGTCTTTGCCTCAACGCCCTATCTGGCTGTGTACGCTGGATTATTACCTGCGCTTTTTGATGGATGAGATCGAGCGCATGCCGCATAAGCCCATCCTGATGGGGCACAGCATGGGCGGGGCACTGGCGCAGTGGTACCTCAAGTATGTTGGGGATGACCTGCCGGCTGTGGTCCTGGTTGCGCCGTGGACGGCGCGCAGCTCCTTCTACGAGGGGCTGCCCCTGCTCGTTAAGCGGGACCCGCTGGTCGTGCCGCTCACGTCCCTGGAATGGAGCGCAGGCAATTGGGTGCGCAGCCCACGTCATGCCGCCGAGGCCCTCATTACAGAGAATGCCCGTATGACGCCGGAGGAATTGCACGCGTGCCTGGATAATGAATCGGCCTTGGCTGTGTACCAGCACAACCCGCCTTTCTGGTACCCGCCGCACAATGTCAGGACGCCTATGCTGCTGCTCTCTGGCGAAAGAGACGCGGTTTGCAGCTTACAAGGGCATCGCAGCACAGCCGCGCTCTATGGCGCTACACACGCTGTCATACCCAACTCAGGCCATAATTTGATGACCGAAGCCAGCTATCGGCATTCTGCAGAGATCATCCACGATTGGTTGTTCACGCAAGAAATAGGTTAA